One genomic region from Rhodoligotrophos appendicifer encodes:
- a CDS encoding fumarylacetoacetate hydrolase family protein translates to MKLVTCEPKTSDQSSRFLAAAVSEDVFIDLRSVDSIIHKDASGDRIPNDIIEMISNPGRYYPLAEEVIRFAKGSPDEINARAASKVAWRKSELRFLPTIPRPGKILHTSVNFSDHKKEVASAFKGDAWKAQDWGSFHYQHPTGFLQAPSSTVGTEEAIYIPSFTEQLDYEIELAIVIGKKAKNVSKENALDYVAGYCVFNDVSARDIQSREHANKVILLGKSFDTSCPLGPWLTTIDEIADPQDLKMTLRLNGEIRQDSSTKNMVFGVADLVSWWSNITLEPGDVITSGSPSGVIAGHANPVWLAPGDRIEATIAGLGQLVNTVAALPA, encoded by the coding sequence ATGAAGCTTGTAACATGCGAACCCAAAACTTCGGATCAGAGCTCCCGCTTTCTGGCTGCGGCTGTCAGTGAGGATGTCTTTATCGATCTTCGCTCCGTCGATTCGATCATTCACAAAGACGCTTCGGGTGATCGGATTCCCAATGATATCATCGAGATGATCTCCAACCCTGGCCGGTATTATCCCTTGGCGGAGGAGGTGATCCGATTTGCCAAGGGCAGTCCAGACGAGATCAATGCCCGTGCGGCAAGCAAGGTTGCCTGGCGGAAAAGCGAGTTGCGTTTTTTGCCGACAATTCCGCGGCCGGGCAAGATCCTCCACACTTCAGTGAATTTTTCTGATCACAAGAAGGAGGTGGCCTCCGCTTTCAAGGGCGATGCCTGGAAAGCGCAGGATTGGGGCTCCTTCCATTATCAGCATCCCACCGGCTTCCTCCAGGCTCCATCCTCAACAGTCGGAACCGAAGAGGCGATCTATATTCCCTCTTTCACGGAGCAGCTGGATTACGAAATCGAGCTGGCGATCGTCATTGGCAAGAAGGCCAAAAACGTCTCCAAGGAAAACGCATTGGACTATGTCGCCGGGTATTGTGTCTTCAACGACGTGTCCGCGCGCGACATTCAAAGCCGCGAACACGCGAACAAAGTTATCCTTCTGGGAAAGAGCTTCGATACGTCCTGTCCCCTGGGGCCGTGGCTAACCACCATTGACGAGATCGCAGATCCGCAGGATCTGAAGATGACCCTTCGGCTTAATGGCGAAATCCGGCAGGACTCGAGCACAAAAAACATGGTTTTCGGTGTTGCCGACCTTGTTTCGTGGTGGTCCAACATCACCCTGGAGCCTGGCGATGTGATAACCTCGGGCAGCCCGTCCGGAGTGATTGCCGGGCACGCCAATCCCGTTTGGCTCGCGCCCGGCGACAGGATCGAGGCCACGATTGCCGGCCTCGGACAGCTGGTCAACACGGTAGCCGCCCTGCCGGCGTAG
- a CDS encoding (2Fe-2S)-binding protein — translation MLGTTNSAVEEVILRVNGEEATVRVDPATPLLFVLRNSLGLTGAKLGCGLEQCGACAVLVDGKKALSCNAPVAQFTGKNIVTPESADDNMLEIVRNAFLEAGAAQCGYCIPGMVIAAAALLHATKHPDDGEIRDALQQHLCRCGSQQRVFQAVKELANG, via the coding sequence ATGTTGGGCACCACAAACAGCGCCGTCGAAGAGGTGATCCTGCGTGTCAATGGCGAGGAAGCCACGGTAAGAGTTGACCCGGCAACTCCGCTCCTGTTCGTTCTCAGAAATTCTCTAGGATTGACAGGTGCAAAGCTGGGCTGCGGCCTTGAGCAGTGCGGGGCATGCGCCGTGCTTGTTGACGGTAAGAAGGCGCTCAGCTGCAATGCGCCGGTGGCACAGTTTACGGGTAAGAATATTGTCACGCCGGAGAGTGCTGACGACAACATGCTCGAGATCGTGCGCAACGCCTTTCTCGAAGCCGGCGCGGCACAATGCGGATACTGTATCCCTGGGATGGTGATTGCCGCGGCAGCCTTGCTTCACGCCACCAAACATCCTGACGATGGCGAAATTCGCGACGCTCTTCAACAGCATCTCTGCCGTTGCGGATCGCAGCAGCGCGTTTTTCAGGCGGTCAAGGAATTGGCCAATGGCTGA